Below is a window of Wenzhouxiangella sp. XN201 DNA.
GCTGATGATGGCCGGCTACCTGACGCTCGGCTGGCTGGGCGAATTGCCCTGGTGGCTGATTGGCATGGTGGTGTTTCGCGACCTGGTGATCGTGGTCGGAGGTTACATCTACTACACCCGCTTTGAGCGATTCGAGGCCGAGCCGACCCAGCTGTCGCGATTCAATACGTTCTGCCAGGTTTTCCTGCTGTGGTTCGTGCTCGTTCGCCTGGCCGGCGTTTCCCTGCCGCCGGAGGCGCAGATCGGCCTGGTCTGGCTGGTCGGCGTACTGGTCGTTCTGACGCTCGTTCAGTATGTCTGGATCTGGGCCGGGCGGGCTGTCGAGGTCAGTCGATCGCGCCGTGAGGGCGGTGACGGCCCGGCATCCTGAAGGTGCCGCCGTGAGTCGTACC
It encodes the following:
- a CDS encoding CDP-alcohol phosphatidyltransferase family protein codes for the protein MNLSFLPNLLTIGRMLVVPPMVWLLLIGEYQWALALAVFAGVSDLLDGWLARRFGWQTRWGGVFDPLADKLLMMAGYLTLGWLGELPWWLIGMVVFRDLVIVVGGYIYYTRFERFEAEPTQLSRFNTFCQVFLLWFVLVRLAGVSLPPEAQIGLVWLVGVLVVLTLVQYVWIWAGRAVEVSRSRREGGDGPAS